The window TTAACATTTGTTCAATCATTGCCTTTTATTCACAAACGGTTAGATTAGAAAAGAATTGATTTGATGTATTTTTGCTTGTTTTTCAAATCGATCATGCATTTTTACGGAATAACAACCGCAAAACACAAACTATTTTGTTGAAAAATTTGTTATTGCTGAGCTCTCACAATAACAAAATACAGATTTAAAAACGGTAAATCTGTATCTGCCTATTCAACACAGCAAAGAATTCCCAAATTTTAAATATGTTTTTTTCTATATCCTGCCATGGATGCAACTCTGTTTGTACCAATAGGAAGCTTGTTAGCGCTTTTGTTTGCGGTTTATTTAACAATTAAAGTTTTAAGAGAAGAAGAAGGAACCGAAGAAATGAAGAAAATATCTCAGGCTATCAGGGAAGGAGCGAAAGCATATTTGAAAAGGCAGTACAAAACAATAGCGATTTTTTTTGGGGTGATGGTGGCGATAATTGTTCTTCTTTCCTTGCAGGGGCTGCTAACCCCTTTTGTTCCCTTTGCCTTTCTTACAGGAGGATTTTTCTCTGCTTTATGCGGTTACATTGGTATGACAATAGCAACAAAAAGTAACTCAAGAACCGCCAACGGAGCAAAAAAGAGTTTGGATAGAGGATTAAAAATTGCTTTCAGAAGCGGGGCGGTAATGGGGCTTGTGGTGGTTGGATTTGCCCTTCTTGATTTGAGTGTCTGGTTTTACTTTTTGAAATGGTATTATAGCATGCAGGGGCTCGGTCTTGAGGAAACAATAAAAAATATAACGAGCACGATGATAACCTTTGGTTTGGGGGCAAGTTCAGTTGCTCTTTTTGCAAGAGTGGGCGGAGGAATTTATACAAAAGCTGCGGATGTGGGAGCGGATTTAGTTGGAAAAGTTGAGGCTGGAATACCTGAGGATGACCCTCGCAATCCAGCTGTAATTGCTGATTGGGTTGGAGACAATGTTGGGGATGTTGCGGGGATGGGAGCTGATTTATATGAATCTTACGCTGGTTCAATTATCGCAACGATGGCTCTTGCAACTGCTGCATTTTATGGTAGGGGGCTTGCTTTGCAGGCTGTTACAATTCCGATGGTTGTGGCTGTTCTTGGAGTTATTTGCTCAATTTTTGGCATTTTTTTAGTGAGAGCAGAAGAGGAAGCAAGCTATGCGGTTTTGCTAAAAAGTTTGAGGAGAGGAATAATAACAAGCTCAATTTTAGTAGCGATTTTTTCTTTCTTTGCGGTTTATTTCATATTAGGAAAAGAATACATTGGAATTTATTTTGCAATTCTATCTGGATTGATTGCGGGAGTAGCAATTGGGTTTAACACTGAATATTTCACTTCTGCAAATTACAAGCCAACCAAGGAAGTGGCTTCTTCTTCAAATACTGGCTCTGCAACAGTAATTCTTTCTGGAATGGCAACAGGAATGAAAAGCACATTTCTGCCAGCGATTATAATTGCTATTGCAACAATTGCAAGTTACTTTTTAGCCGGAAAAGGAGATGGAGCAATAGGGATATATGGGGTTGGCCTTTCTGCGGTTGGAATGCTATCAACACTTGGTATAACTCTCGCTTCGGATGCCTATGGACCTGTAGCTGATAATGCGGGAGGAATTGCAGAATTTACTCGTCAAAAGCCTGAGGTAAGAAAAAGAACCGATGCTTTAGATGCTTTAGGAAATACAACAGCTGCAACTGGTAAGGGATTTGCCATTGGCTCAGCAGCGATAACCGCTTTAGCATTAATTGCAGCATATAGGGATAGAGCATTTGAAATAAAAGGAAGTTTTGAACTAAGCCTTCTCGACCCGAAAATTATAGCTGGGATGACAATAGGAGCAATGCTTCCTTTCCTTTTTTGCTCTCTTACAATAAACGCGGTACAAAGAGCGGCGGGAAAAATAGTTGAAGAAATAAGAAATCAATTTAAGAAAATTTTCAACGAAAACGCAAAACCAGATTATGGAAAATGTGTTGATATAACAACAAAAGCAGCCCAGAAAGAAATGATTTTTCCCGCTTTGCTGGCTATAATTGTGCCAATTGCTGTTGGATTGACTCTTGGGGCGGAGGCGCTCGCTGGCTTGCTCATTGCTTCATTGCTAAGTGGGTTCATGCTTGCGATATTTATGGCAAATGCTGGTGGGGCATGGGATAATGCGAAGAAATACATAGAAGATGGGGCTTTTGGAGGGAAGGGCTCGCCGCAGCACAAATCGGCGGTAATCGGCGATACAGTAGGGGATCCTCTAAAAGATACTTCTGGCCCATCGCTAAACATTTTAATAAAATTGATGAGCATGGTTTCGATAGTTTTCGCTACTTTTATCTTAAAATTTTCTATCTTCTGATTATTCTATCTCTACTCTCGAAGAGCCATCCTCATTCTCATATATCTTTATAACATTTTCAAGAGATTCTTTTATTTCGTCTATATGTGTTATAAGAATAATCTGAGAAAATTGATCTTTTAGTTCTGCAAGTGCATTTAAAACACTTCTCCTTCTTTCCCTGTCCTGTGAGCCAAATATCTCATCAAGAGCAATCAGATTTAAGGATACATCGCTCCTCTGGCTTATTAATTGAGAAATTGCAAGCCTTAAAGAAAGATTTGCAATATCTTTCTCCCCTCCAGAAAATCTATCTATATCGAATTTTTCCCCTCCATCGTAGATGCCGATATTATAATTTTCATCTATCTCTATTTCTTTATATTTCCCCTGAGTAAATTTTGAGAAAAATTGAGATGCAAACATTGAAAGAGTTGGACCAATTTTTGAAATTAAATATCTTTTGAAATCATTCAGCAAACCAGTTTCTCTGTCACCAGCAAGCATTTCAAGATTTGCAATCTCTTTCCTCAAAAATTTTATTTTTTTCCTCTTTTCTTCCTCTTCTACTATCTCTTTATCCATTCTTTCAATCTCTCTTTTAATATTATCTATATCTCCTTCCAACCTTATGAATTCCTTCTCCTTACCATTTATTTTTTCTTTTAGATTTTCATGTTCTTTTTCAATTCTTGTATATTTTTCTTCATCAAAAGATAAATTCTCTATTTCTGCTTTTATACTATCTATCTGGGAAGAAATAAAGTATATATCCTTTTCTATTTCTTCTATCTCCTTTTCCATCTGAGGAATCTTTTTTATCTCATTTTCAAGAATGGCACTTTTATTCTTTATCGGCAAAAGTTCTTTTAATCTTTTGGAGATTTTATTATATTCTTCCTCATCAAATAAAATTCCTTCATATTCCTTATTTTTCAAAATCAGCAGATTTTTTTCTCCTATTCTAATATTCCTCTGTTCATCAAAAATTTTTATTTTTTCTTTTAATAATAAAACTTTTTTTGCAATTTCTTCCATTTTCTTTTTTCTTGCCTCATTTTCTCTATTCTCTTCTTCAAGTTTTTTATCTTCCTCTTCTATTTCCTTAATTTCTGATCTTATTTCCTCTATCTTTCTGGCATATTCATCTATTTCTTTTTCAATATTACCCAGTATTTCTTTATATTTCTCCTTAAGCGGCCTGCCGCAAGTAGGACAATTACTCTCCTCGCCTACCTCTTTTAATTCTTTTAAATTTTTCTCCAAAACTTTTTTTCTTTTTTCCTTTTCTTTAATTTCTGCACTTTTTTCATTTCTTTCAATTCCAATTTTTTCTCTCCTCTCATTTACTTCTTTAATCCTTTTTTCTATTTCTTCCATATCACAAATCAATTTTTTCTCTTCCTCCGCCTGGCTGGATAATTTCTTTATTTCCTCTTCAAGGTGCAAAATCTCCTTATCTTTTTTAAATAATTCTTCCTCAATCATCTTTTTCTTTCTATATTTCTCCAGAGTATTATCCATTTCTTCCTTTATAACTGAAATTTTATCATATTCTTCCACAAAATTTTTTATCTCTTCATATTCTCTCTTCTTTTCCAAAATTTCCTCTCTTTCCCTTAACTTTGCTTCCCTTACTTCAAATTTGTTTTTTATTCTTTCTTCGAGAAGTTTTTTGCTGTTACTAAGCTCTTTAAATTTCTCCGCCTTTTCTTTCTCTCTTTTCCTTTCTTCTTCCAAAAATTTAAGTTCCTCTAACATTTTTTTTATTTCATTTTCAATCTCCATTTTTTTGTTGATTAGATAATTCAAATTTTCTTTTTTTATTTCTAAACTCTTTTTTAATTCATCAAGATTTCTCAAATTTTTTTCTATCCAGTCAAGAATTTCTTGTTTATTTCTTCTATCCTCCCTAACCTTTTTAATTGCATCATCTAGCAAATCAATCCTCAGCATTTTTAGCATGCTTTTTTTTCTTTCAGAGGATGATTTATTTGAAAGAGCATTGAGCTCCTGCTGCCTTGCAAATATAGATGTATAGAAAGATTCGCAGTCCATCCCTATTTTTTTCTCAAGAAATTCGGTAACGCTGGCGGAAGAAGAAGCCATTATACTCCCATTTACCTTTACCCTCCCATCGGTTGAATTTCCACTCATTATTCTCGTAACTTCATAAACATTTCCTCCCATTTCAAACTTCAAATTAACCCAGCAATCCTCGCCCGGCGGCGCCCATTGTGTTTTTATCTGCTTCTGGTCCCTGTTCCTTAAAGCCCTGCTCCCGTAAATTGCCCAGCCTATTGCCTCTATTATTGTTGATTTACCCACTCCATTGTTGCCAACGAGCCCGATTAATCCAGTTGGAAATTGTATTTCTGCATCTCTGAATTTTCTGAAATTATGCAATCTAAGGCTTATAAGCTTCAAGTTTTCGCCTCCTCAAGATATTTAAGTGCCATTTTTTCCAGTTCTTCTTTCTCCTTTATATTCAGCTGACTTATATATTCTCTCCACTCTTCTTCGATACTTCCAATTTTTGTTTTTCCCTTCACATTTTCAATTTCAAGAAATTCATGAATAATTTCAAAATGGAGTGCAATTGATGCTACATCTTTTATTTTTTCCCATTCAAGCATTTTGTATTTTTCCCTGCTTATACTTTTAAATTCTATTCTTGCTATTTTTTCCTTTATATCATATTCTTTAATTCTTTCTAAAAACTCTTTCATTATTTCATCAGATGAAATTTCGGAACAATCTATTTTTCCCAAATCAATCATACCCCTGACTTTTAGAGGAATAAAATTCAATTCCAATTTATCGGAAATATTAACCTCATAAAATCCCTTTGTTTCACCCGCTTCCTTAAATGAAAGATGCTCTGTTGAGCCACTATAATAAGCATTTTTTGTTACCTGCACACCTTTATGATAATGCCCAAGTGCAATATAGTCAAAATCCTCTGACAGATAGCCAGAAGGTATAATCTGTTCGTTTAAATCACCGCTCCTGAATTCCTTTATTCCAATAATTCCAACATGCATGGTAAGTATATTTAAAAAATCTTTTCTTATCTTTAAACTATCTATGTTTTTCTTCAATTCTTCATTTGAAAAGCAGTGAGGGATTGCATGTACTATGGCTTCACCAATTTCTATTTCCTCCAATTTTCCTTTATATACTGGATAAATGTAAGGTATGTGCTCGAATATCTTCAGTATGCTACCTGTCTCTCTTAATTTTGGTGTTTCGTGATTTCCTGATATTATTATAAAAGGAATTTTTGCCTCAGAAATGCGAATTAATTGTTTTATAGCAAAAACTATTGCCCTGTTGTTTGGGCGAACGCTATCAAATAAATCGCCTGAATGAATTATTAAATCAGGTTTTTTTTCTATGGAGTAATTTACAAATTGCTCAAAAGAATTATATACATCCACCTCTCTCTGGTTTAATCCCTCTTCTGATATTTTATGATAGGCTGAATATCCAAGGTGGGTATCTGAAACATGAAAAATTTTCACGAAAGTTAAATGAATAAATATTTAAAATAATTTTGTATTATGACTTGTGATCAAAATGGAAGTAACGGACTTTGTTAATATGCCTGTTTATACGAGTAAGGGAAAATATGTGGGAGAGGTAAAAGAAGTTCTTGTCGATACGGAAGGATGCAAGGTAGATAAGCTTATAATAACTGATACAAACAGAGAGATTGTTCCAAGTGGTACAGATATAGGTGTGCCATACAGGTGGGTATCTGCGGTAGGGGACATAATAATTCTGAGCTATATGCCAGAGAGGGTTGAAATGCCCGCTGAAAGAAGTGAAGAAACTGAGGAAGAAAAAAAATAAATATTAATTAAATGATAACAGATATTGAGGGATAAAAATGAAAAAAGAGTTGCTGTTTGTAGTGGCGTGTTTTTCGATTATTTTAGCAGGCAATAGCTCCGCAATCTCCTGGGGTAAAATAGATGCAACGCCAAGCTCATCAATAGCTTATGTTGAGAGGTATGGACAGGAAGAAATCTCTCTGGATGTAGTATATAATCCCTATTTAGTTGGTTTTATGCCTATATATGTAGATGTCAGTGCAACATATCCCGATTGGCTAACAGTTGCATCAAATCCTCAAACATTTGTCCTTAAACCCGGAGAGCACTATACAGTAAAGGTTCTATTAAAAGTTTCCAAACATGATGTTGTCGCAGGCACATCTTCAACGGTTGAGATATCCCTCAGGGGAAGGCTGATAAGTGGCGGCGCCCTCCGCCAGATAGATGAGGCAAAGGTTACTCTTGTTGTTGGTTATAATCCATTTACAGAGATTGCAATAAGATCCGTTACTCCTATTGAAAGGACCGCCCCAGATAGAGAGCTAACATTTATTGTTGAAGTAGTTAATTATGGGAATTCAAGAGTTATTGTAAATCTCTATCCTGAAAAAGAGCCAGAAGGATGGAACTATGTTATAAGTCCTCCTCAGGTTGTGATAGACCCAAAGAAGGCGGGAGATGAAACTTTCCCGTATGAAACTGTAAAAATAACATTAACTTCTCCTCACGGAACCGCAATTTCATATCATAACAAATGGCAGGATTTTGCTATAAGTGCAAAAGCGATAGCAGAAACTCCCTACTGGGTAAAGAAAGGAGGAACATGGAGCAGGTCAACAGAAGAAATAGAACTTGTAAATACTCATACTGTCACAGCTTACTTTTTGGCAAAAAATAGGGGATTTTACATTCCAGGATTTGACTCAATTCTACTAATAGCAGGTATTATTATAGCAGGCCTCTTGTTAAGGAAAAGAAAGTAACATGCGACCTTTTTTCCTTCCTTTAATCTTTTTTCTATTTCTCACGACAATTTTTATTCCATTCTCTTATGCTGAAGAAAAATACCCATTTCTTATAAATTTAAGAATTGAAGCGGTTAATGAATCAATTGCTGAAATTGAGCCATTTGGTTCATACTGGTTTAAATTCAAATATTACAACGGAGGAAATTTTCAAAAAAATTACTATGCATTTTATGTTAAATTCAGTGTGGAAGTAGAAGGAAGCGGCTGGCAGGCGTTTGTTGACCCAGAATGGGCTTATTTTTATCCAAATGAAACAAAAATAGGGCAAATTAGGGTTGTTGCATCTGAAAGGCCATCAAATTACGCATACATAACTCTGCATGGTGAGCTATATGATATATGGGGAAATATTCATCCCGCAAACTATACATTCCAGATTAAATCATCTGCATATCACACTTTTGATGTAAAAATGGAGAGAAATTATATAGAAGCAAAACAGGAGCAATACTATACCATACCTGTTAAAATAAAGAATTATGGAAACTACGAGGAAAGATTTTCAATTATAATTGATTACTGCCCTTCGGGGTGGCTGGCTACAGTATCCCAAAATCCTGTTATAATCCCACCAAAAGGGGAGGAGATGACTTATTTAAGCTTTGTTGTGCCTCATGAAAAGTTATATCTTCAGAGGACTGTGTATTTTATCAGGTATAGGGTTGATGCGATTTCAAGCGGTTCAAGTAAAGTTATGTCTATTTTGGTTGTTCTTGAGGGAGGGCATCTCACATTGGGGCAGATTGTTGCTTTAGCCAGTTCGATGCCGTCTTTACTGATTCTTGTTGCTTTGGGAGTTGTTTTTTACAGGAGGAATAATTTATGTACATATGTTCCCAAGATGTGGGTTGAGGAAAAGGAAGAGCTATTGAAAATGAATAAAAGCGAGAGAAAGAAAGCGAAAAAAGAATTAAAGGAGGCGTGGAAATCCGCAGTATATTTCTGCAAAAGCTATTCTGAAGAAGAAAAGGAAATTAAAAAGTTGAGAAAAATTGCAAATAAAAAGCAAAGAAAAATAGAAGAGAAGATAATTAAAACTTATGAAAAAATGAACGAAGATTTGAAAAATGCATGGAAAGAAGAGTGCAGAAAAATAGATGATTTATATGAGAGAAGAAAAAAAAGAGTAAAGCAGGATGTACAGAAAATTTATCCTGCAGAGCCAAAAAGAGTTGAAATGCCAGATATTCCAAAATATGAAATAAATGAAGAAAAATTTGAAATAATTGAGCCAAACAAAATAAAAATTAAGGAATTGTTTGATAGAACTGATAGAGACAAGCTTTCTGTAGAAAGAGAAATTTTAAAAATAAGGGAGATGGGAAATGAAATAAGAGAAAAAATTAACAGGGATTTTGATTTAATCGAAAAAATGAAAAAATGAAAAAAATTCTGGTTGCTTTTGCTATTTTTTTGCTTTTTGGATGCATTAAAAATGAGGATATGGACAAAGATGGATTGCCAGATGAAATTGAGCAAACTGGATGGAGTATAACAGTGATTTATGCTGGAGAGAAAAATCCTGTAAAATATAATGTTACTTGTGATCCATGCAAGACAGATACAGATGGAGATGGATTAACTGATTTTGAAGAAAGTCCTTATTCAGGAAATCTTTTTCCAAGTGATCCATGCAAGACAGATACAGATGGAGATGGATTAACTGACTTTGAAGAAATAAAAATTTTTGAAACAAATCCAGCCAACTGGAAAGACGATATAGATGGTGATAATGTATGGTGGGGTAGCGATTATGAAGAAATAAATTTTTATAGAGGCATTGGGATAGATGATGAAAAAATAAAGGAATATATTCGAAATCCTGATGTTGATGGAGATGGGGTAAGAGATGGAGAGGATATAAATCCAATAAGAAATCTGAGTGTGGATGTAGTTATAAAATATATAAAGATTACATCTGATATGGGGGATAGTGACAACCTTATAGATTTGGTAATAAATATTTCGAGTGGAATAGATTGGGTGCAAGCAGGTCCAATATATGTTTTACCCAATGAGAATTTTACTTTAAATCAAACTTTCCATTTGGATTTAAATGATGAAGGCGAACCAGGCAACGGAACAAGCCCAATATGGATAGTATTATATGATATGGATACAAAAATCACAGAGAAAAATTATAGCGATTATGTCTGGGATTATGATACAATAAATGTTTATGGAAATACTTCTTTCTACAAAAATTTAAAAATACCAGATGATTGCATAGAATATCACATAAGAGGAACAGAAGGAGAAATGGGTTTTGAAATAATTGATACTTCTTCCTGAAGCGCTGAGGGT of the Thermoplasmatales archaeon genome contains:
- a CDS encoding SMC family ATPase gives rise to the protein MKLISLRLHNFRKFRDAEIQFPTGLIGLVGNNGVGKSTIIEAIGWAIYGSRALRNRDQKQIKTQWAPPGEDCWVNLKFEMGGNVYEVTRIMSGNSTDGRVKVNGSIMASSSASVTEFLEKKIGMDCESFYTSIFARQQELNALSNKSSSERKKSMLKMLRIDLLDDAIKKVREDRRNKQEILDWIEKNLRNLDELKKSLEIKKENLNYLINKKMEIENEIKKMLEELKFLEEERKREKEKAEKFKELSNSKKLLEERIKNKFEVREAKLREREEILEKKREYEEIKNFVEEYDKISVIKEEMDNTLEKYRKKKMIEEELFKKDKEILHLEEEIKKLSSQAEEEKKLICDMEEIEKRIKEVNERREKIGIERNEKSAEIKEKEKRKKVLEKNLKELKEVGEESNCPTCGRPLKEKYKEILGNIEKEIDEYARKIEEIRSEIKEIEEEDKKLEEENRENEARKKKMEEIAKKVLLLKEKIKIFDEQRNIRIGEKNLLILKNKEYEGILFDEEEYNKISKRLKELLPIKNKSAILENEIKKIPQMEKEIEEIEKDIYFISSQIDSIKAEIENLSFDEEKYTRIEKEHENLKEKINGKEKEFIRLEGDIDNIKREIERMDKEIVEEEEKRKKIKFLRKEIANLEMLAGDRETGLLNDFKRYLISKIGPTLSMFASQFFSKFTQGKYKEIEIDENYNIGIYDGGEKFDIDRFSGGEKDIANLSLRLAISQLISQRSDVSLNLIALDEIFGSQDRERRRSVLNALAELKDQFSQIILITHIDEIKESLENVIKIYENEDGSSRVEIE
- a CDS encoding PRC-barrel domain-containing protein, whose amino-acid sequence is MIKMEVTDFVNMPVYTSKGKYVGEVKEVLVDTEGCKVDKLIITDTNREIVPSGTDIGVPYRWVSAVGDIIILSYMPERVEMPAERSEETEEEKK
- a CDS encoding sodium-translocating pyrophosphatase; this translates as MDATLFVPIGSLLALLFAVYLTIKVLREEEGTEEMKKISQAIREGAKAYLKRQYKTIAIFFGVMVAIIVLLSLQGLLTPFVPFAFLTGGFFSALCGYIGMTIATKSNSRTANGAKKSLDRGLKIAFRSGAVMGLVVVGFALLDLSVWFYFLKWYYSMQGLGLEETIKNITSTMITFGLGASSVALFARVGGGIYTKAADVGADLVGKVEAGIPEDDPRNPAVIADWVGDNVGDVAGMGADLYESYAGSIIATMALATAAFYGRGLALQAVTIPMVVAVLGVICSIFGIFLVRAEEEASYAVLLKSLRRGIITSSILVAIFSFFAVYFILGKEYIGIYFAILSGLIAGVAIGFNTEYFTSANYKPTKEVASSSNTGSATVILSGMATGMKSTFLPAIIIAIATIASYFLAGKGDGAIGIYGVGLSAVGMLSTLGITLASDAYGPVADNAGGIAEFTRQKPEVRKRTDALDALGNTTAATGKGFAIGSAAITALALIAAYRDRAFEIKGSFELSLLDPKIIAGMTIGAMLPFLFCSLTINAVQRAAGKIVEEIRNQFKKIFNENAKPDYGKCVDITTKAAQKEMIFPALLAIIVPIAVGLTLGAEALAGLLIASLLSGFMLAIFMANAGGAWDNAKKYIEDGAFGGKGSPQHKSAVIGDTVGDPLKDTSGPSLNILIKLMSMVSIVFATFILKFSIF
- a CDS encoding exonuclease SbcCD subunit D; protein product: MKIFHVSDTHLGYSAYHKISEEGLNQREVDVYNSFEQFVNYSIEKKPDLIIHSGDLFDSVRPNNRAIVFAIKQLIRISEAKIPFIIISGNHETPKLRETGSILKIFEHIPYIYPVYKGKLEEIEIGEAIVHAIPHCFSNEELKKNIDSLKIRKDFLNILTMHVGIIGIKEFRSGDLNEQIIPSGYLSEDFDYIALGHYHKGVQVTKNAYYSGSTEHLSFKEAGETKGFYEVNISDKLELNFIPLKVRGMIDLGKIDCSEISSDEIMKEFLERIKEYDIKEKIARIEFKSISREKYKMLEWEKIKDVASIALHFEIIHEFLEIENVKGKTKIGSIEEEWREYISQLNIKEKEELEKMALKYLEEAKT